In the Sulfitobacter pacificus genome, one interval contains:
- a CDS encoding alkene reductase gives MTEKLFTPVTLGAIEASNRIAMAPLTRNRADNDSGEVGDMHVDYYRQRAGAGVIITEATQISAEGKGYFQTPGIYSEGQVAAWRNVTDAVHAEGGKIVVQLWHVGRISHTSLQPEGQSPVAPSALNAGVKTFTANGFENTSDPRALEAAEMARLVYDYTHAAEMAIRAGFDGVEVHAANGYLLDQFLKTGSNKRDDAYGGNLENRARLLMEVLEGVTKAIGADRTGIRLSPFSPANGISDDAPQETFEYVVKGLNRFGLAYLHMIEGATGGSRDLAAGEDLKALRKLFDGPYMANNGYDRDMALQATANDDAEMVAIGRPYIANPDLVERYRQDAPLNAGNGDTYYGGGREGFTDYPTLDN, from the coding sequence ATGACAGAGAAGCTATTCACTCCCGTAACCCTTGGCGCGATTGAGGCCAGCAACCGTATCGCCATGGCTCCGTTAACCCGCAACCGCGCCGACAATGACAGTGGCGAGGTGGGCGATATGCATGTCGACTATTACCGCCAGCGCGCCGGTGCCGGTGTGATCATCACCGAGGCCACGCAAATCAGTGCCGAAGGCAAAGGGTATTTTCAGACTCCCGGTATCTACAGCGAAGGGCAGGTCGCCGCCTGGCGCAATGTGACAGATGCGGTGCACGCCGAAGGGGGCAAGATCGTGGTCCAGCTGTGGCATGTGGGCCGTATCAGCCATACCTCGTTACAGCCGGAGGGCCAATCGCCTGTTGCACCTTCTGCCCTGAACGCAGGTGTTAAGACATTCACTGCAAACGGGTTTGAGAACACTTCGGACCCTCGGGCACTGGAGGCGGCGGAGATGGCGCGCCTTGTTTACGACTATACCCATGCGGCCGAAATGGCGATCCGCGCAGGATTTGACGGGGTCGAGGTGCATGCCGCCAACGGCTATCTGCTGGACCAATTCCTCAAGACCGGATCTAACAAACGTGACGATGCCTATGGCGGCAACCTCGAGAACCGCGCGCGCCTTTTGATGGAGGTCTTGGAAGGCGTGACCAAGGCGATTGGCGCAGACCGCACGGGCATCCGTCTGTCGCCCTTTTCACCGGCAAACGGGATCAGCGATGACGCCCCGCAAGAGACATTTGAATATGTGGTCAAAGGGCTGAACCGTTTTGGTCTGGCGTATCTGCACATGATCGAAGGGGCGACCGGTGGTTCGCGTGATCTGGCCGCAGGTGAGGACCTCAAGGCGCTGCGCAAACTGTTCGATGGGCCCTATATGGCCAACAACGGCTATGATCGCGACATGGCACTGCAAGCCACGGCAAATGATGACGCCGAAATGGTTGCAATCGGTCGCCCCTATATCGCCAACCCCGATCTGGTGGAGCGTTACAGACAGGATGCGCCATTAAACGCCGGTAACGGTGATACCTATTACGGCGGTGGCCGCGAAGGGTTTACCGATTACCCCACATTGGACAATTAA
- a CDS encoding SUF system Fe-S cluster assembly protein codes for MTDQTQPMEGTPLIAPSTTDHPMYEQVVEACRSVYDPEIPVNIYELGLIYTIDISDENAVDIKMSLTAPGCPVAGEMPGWVADAVEPLPGIKQVNVELVWEPPWGMDMMSDEARLELGFM; via the coding sequence ATGACCGATCAAACACAACCCATGGAAGGCACGCCGCTGATTGCGCCCTCCACCACTGATCATCCGATGTACGAACAGGTTGTTGAGGCTTGCCGCAGCGTCTATGACCCTGAAATCCCTGTGAATATCTACGAGCTGGGATTGATTTACACCATCGATATCTCGGATGAAAACGCGGTAGACATAAAAATGTCCCTGACCGCGCCGGGCTGTCCGGTGGCTGGCGAAATGCCCGGCTGGGTCGCGGATGCCGTTGAACCCCTGCCCGGCATCAAACAGGTGAATGTGGAACTGGTCTGGGAACCGCCATGGGGCATGGACATGATGTCTGACGAAGCCCGCCTTGAGCTGGGTTTTATGTAA
- the tgt gene encoding tRNA guanosine(34) transglycosylase Tgt translates to MSRITFEKHAQDGKARAGVIHTTRGDIRTPAFMPVGTAATVKAMMPESVAATGADILLGNTYHLMLRPTAERIAKLGGLHKFMNWDKPILTDSGGFQVMSLADLRKLTERGVTFKSHIDGSKHEITPERSMEIQALLGSDIVMCFDECPALPADRDRIASSMELSMRWAKRSKDAFGDRPGHALFGIQQGGLEEDLRQQSAQALREIEFDGYAVGGLAVGEGQEAMFGCLDYAPDQLPEDKPRYLMGVGKPDDIVGAVKRGIDMMDCVLPSRSGRTGQVFTRRGVLNIKNARHADDPRPLDENCACPACSNYSRAYLHHVFRSQEMISGMLLTWHNLQYFQDIMDGMRSAIAAGEFETWEKDFHDGRAEGDIEPL, encoded by the coding sequence ATGTCCCGCATCACCTTTGAAAAGCACGCCCAGGACGGCAAGGCCCGCGCCGGCGTTATCCACACCACGCGCGGCGATATCCGCACGCCGGCTTTCATGCCGGTGGGCACGGCGGCAACGGTCAAGGCGATGATGCCCGAAAGCGTGGCCGCGACCGGGGCGGATATCCTGCTGGGCAATACTTATCATCTGATGCTGCGCCCGACGGCAGAGCGGATTGCCAAGTTGGGCGGGCTGCATAAGTTCATGAATTGGGACAAGCCGATCCTCACGGATTCCGGTGGGTTTCAGGTGATGTCGCTGGCTGATCTGCGCAAGCTGACGGAACGCGGTGTGACCTTCAAAAGCCATATCGACGGCTCCAAACATGAAATCACGCCGGAACGGTCGATGGAGATACAGGCGCTTCTGGGTTCTGACATTGTCATGTGTTTTGACGAATGCCCGGCGCTGCCTGCAGATCGGGACCGGATTGCCAGCAGCATGGAATTGTCGATGCGTTGGGCGAAACGGTCCAAGGACGCATTTGGCGACAGGCCGGGTCATGCGCTGTTTGGTATCCAGCAGGGCGGGCTGGAAGAGGATCTGCGCCAGCAATCGGCACAAGCCCTGCGCGAGATCGAATTTGACGGATACGCTGTGGGTGGTCTGGCTGTGGGCGAGGGGCAGGAGGCGATGTTCGGGTGTCTCGATTACGCGCCCGACCAGCTTCCCGAAGACAAGCCGCGCTATCTGATGGGCGTGGGCAAGCCGGATGATATCGTCGGCGCGGTCAAACGTGGCATTGATATGATGGATTGCGTTTTGCCGTCCCGCTCTGGCCGCACGGGGCAGGTGTTTACCCGCCGTGGTGTGCTGAACATCAAGAACGCGCGCCACGCGGATGACCCGCGCCCCTTGGATGAAAACTGTGCCTGTCCGGCCTGTAGCAATTATTCGCGGGCCTATTTGCACCATGTGTTCCGCTCGCAGGAGATGATTTCGGGCATGCTGCTGACATGGCATAACCTGCAGTATTTTCAGGATATCATGGACGGTATGCGCAGCGCGATTGCGGCGGGTGAATTTGAAACATGGGAAAAAGATTTCCATGATGGCCGTGCAGAGGGTGATATAGAGCCGCTTTGA
- the lon gene encoding endopeptidase La: MLDPLNASYPVLPLRDIVVFPHMIVPLFVGREKSVRALEEVMADDKQILLSSQIDPGEDDPQAEGIFKAGVLANVLQLLKLPDGTVKVLVEGQARVRITDYLENDNFFEARAEYLTEMPGDAATTEALLRSVGDEFERYAKVKKNVPDEALSAVGETAEPARLADLVAGHLGIEVEQKQDLLETLSVSERLEKVYGLMQGEMSVLQVEKKIKTRVKSQMERTQREYYLNEQMKAIQQELGDGEDGKNEVAELEEKIAATKLSKEAKEKAEAEIKKLKNMSPMSAEATVVRNYLDWMLSIPWGVKSRVKKNLGKAQEVLDNDHYGLEKVKERIVEYLAVQQRSSKMKGPIMCLVGPPGVGKTSLGKSVAKATGREFIRISLGGVRDESEIRGHRRTYIGSMPGKIIQALKKAKTTNPLILLDEIDKMGQDFRGDPASAMLEVLDPEQNSTFVDHYLEVEYDLSNVMFLTTSNSYNMPGPLLDRMEIIPLSGYTEDEKLEIAKQHLVAKQIKNHGLKAKEFAIEDSALQGMIRYYTREAGVRNLEREIAKVTRKSLTKIVKKEAESVTVTGDNLDEFLGVRKHRYGLAEEENQIGVVTGLAYTSVGGELLHIEALRLPGKGRMKTTGKLGDVMKESIDAASSYVRSISPQIGVKPPSFDTLDIHVHVPDGATPKDGPSAGLAMVTSIVSVLTRIPVRKDIAMTGEVSLRGNAMPIGGLKEKLLAALRGGIKIVLIPKENEKDLADIPDNVKEGLEIIPVGHVSEVLEHALVSKPEPIEWDQAAEDAAAAAALAARNADTAVPTAH; the protein is encoded by the coding sequence ATGTTAGACCCACTGAACGCCTCTTATCCGGTGTTGCCCCTGCGCGATATCGTTGTGTTCCCCCATATGATTGTGCCGCTTTTTGTCGGCCGTGAGAAATCAGTCCGCGCCCTGGAAGAGGTGATGGCGGATGACAAGCAGATCCTGCTGTCCAGCCAGATTGACCCCGGTGAAGATGACCCGCAAGCCGAGGGTATTTTTAAAGCCGGCGTGTTGGCCAATGTGCTGCAACTGCTGAAACTGCCCGACGGCACGGTGAAAGTGCTGGTTGAAGGGCAGGCGCGGGTGCGCATCACCGACTACCTTGAAAATGATAATTTCTTTGAGGCGCGGGCCGAGTATCTGACCGAAATGCCGGGTGATGCGGCAACCACCGAAGCGCTGTTGCGCTCTGTTGGCGATGAATTTGAACGCTACGCCAAGGTTAAGAAAAACGTGCCGGACGAGGCCTTGTCAGCTGTGGGCGAAACCGCCGAACCGGCGCGTCTGGCCGATCTGGTGGCCGGGCATCTGGGCATCGAGGTTGAGCAAAAGCAGGACCTGCTTGAGACGCTGAGCGTGTCCGAGCGGCTTGAGAAAGTATATGGTCTGATGCAGGGCGAAATGTCCGTGCTGCAGGTCGAGAAAAAGATCAAAACCCGCGTGAAATCCCAGATGGAGCGGACCCAGCGCGAGTACTATCTGAATGAACAGATGAAAGCGATCCAGCAAGAGCTGGGCGATGGCGAGGACGGCAAGAATGAAGTTGCCGAACTGGAAGAGAAAATCGCCGCCACCAAGCTGAGCAAAGAGGCCAAGGAAAAGGCCGAGGCCGAGATCAAAAAGCTCAAGAACATGAGCCCGATGTCTGCGGAAGCCACAGTTGTGCGCAACTACCTTGACTGGATGTTGTCGATCCCTTGGGGCGTAAAGTCGCGCGTGAAAAAGAACCTTGGTAAAGCCCAAGAGGTGCTGGACAACGATCACTATGGCTTGGAAAAAGTCAAAGAGCGGATCGTTGAATATCTCGCGGTGCAGCAACGTTCTAGCAAGATGAAAGGCCCGATCATGTGTCTGGTCGGTCCTCCCGGTGTGGGTAAAACCTCGCTTGGGAAATCTGTGGCCAAAGCCACGGGGCGCGAGTTTATACGCATCAGCCTTGGCGGCGTGCGCGACGAGAGCGAGATCCGTGGCCACCGTCGGACCTATATCGGCTCCATGCCCGGCAAGATCATTCAGGCGCTGAAAAAGGCCAAGACCACGAACCCGCTGATCCTCTTGGATGAGATCGACAAGATGGGTCAGGATTTTCGCGGTGATCCGGCGTCAGCCATGCTGGAAGTACTTGATCCTGAACAGAACTCCACCTTCGTGGATCACTATCTGGAGGTTGAATATGACCTTTCGAACGTGATGTTCCTGACCACCTCGAACAGCTATAACATGCCTGGGCCGTTGCTGGATCGGATGGAGATTATTCCACTGTCCGGCTACACCGAGGATGAAAAGCTGGAGATCGCCAAACAGCATCTGGTGGCAAAGCAGATCAAGAACCACGGTCTGAAGGCCAAGGAATTCGCCATCGAGGATTCCGCGCTTCAGGGAATGATCCGCTATTATACCCGCGAGGCTGGTGTGCGGAACCTTGAGCGCGAGATTGCCAAGGTGACGCGCAAATCGCTGACCAAGATCGTCAAGAAGGAAGCCGAAAGCGTCACAGTGACCGGCGACAACCTTGACGAGTTTTTGGGCGTGCGTAAACACCGCTACGGGCTGGCCGAAGAGGAAAACCAAATCGGTGTTGTGACCGGCTTGGCCTATACTTCCGTCGGTGGTGAGTTGCTGCACATTGAGGCGCTGCGCCTGCCGGGCAAGGGTCGGATGAAAACCACCGGCAAGCTGGGCGATGTGATGAAAGAAAGCATCGACGCGGCGTCCAGCTATGTGCGGTCGATCTCGCCTCAGATTGGTGTGAAACCACCCAGCTTTGACACGTTGGATATCCACGTGCACGTGCCGGATGGTGCCACGCCCAAAGATGGCCCTTCTGCCGGTCTGGCGATGGTGACCTCGATTGTTTCTGTGCTGACGCGCATCCCGGTGCGCAAGGACATTGCGATGACGGGTGAAGTGTCGCTGCGCGGGAACGCCATGCCGATTGGTGGTTTGAAAGAAAAACTGCTGGCTGCATTGCGCGGCGGCATCAAAATCGTGCTGATCCCGAAAGAGAACGAAAAGGATCTGGCGGATATCCCGGACAATGTGAAAGAGGGGCTGGAGATCATCCCCGTCGGTCACGTATCAGAAGTGCTGGAGCATGCGCTTGTTTCGAAACCTGAACCCATCGAATGGGATCAGGCGGCAGAGGACGCGGCAGCCGCTGCCGCCCTTGCTGCACGAAATGCGGATACGGCAGTCCCGACCGCACATTAA
- a CDS encoding HesB/IscA family protein, translated as MFGIPGKQAVTITPKAAAQITKLMGSAGHAGLRIGIKKGGCAGMEYTMEYVDEADPNDEVVNQDGACVMIAPMAQMFLFGTEIDYETSLLESGFKFNNPNVTEACGCGESIKFDDSLSVK; from the coding sequence ATGTTCGGCATTCCCGGCAAACAGGCCGTCACCATCACCCCCAAGGCAGCCGCCCAGATTACCAAACTGATGGGCTCTGCCGGACATGCCGGTCTGCGCATCGGCATCAAGAAAGGTGGCTGCGCGGGCATGGAATACACCATGGAATATGTCGATGAGGCCGACCCGAATGACGAGGTGGTCAATCAGGATGGTGCCTGCGTGATGATTGCGCCAATGGCGCAGATGTTTCTGTTTGGCACTGAAATTGATTATGAGACCTCCTTGCTGGAGTCCGGTTTCAAATTCAACAATCCCAATGTGACAGAGGCCTGCGGCTGTGGGGAATCCATCAAGTTTGACGACTCCCTTAGCGTAAAATGA
- a CDS encoding TRAP transporter large permease has protein sequence MEVVILFTMVVGLMLVGVPIAVSLGLSSIIFLLALSDTSMASIAQTFFQAMAGHYTLLAIPFFILASSFMSTGGVARRIIRFSIALVGHLPGGLAIAGVFACMLFAALSGSSPATVVAIGSIVIVGMREVGYTKDFAAGVIAVAGTLGILIPPSIVMVVYASATDVSVGRMFLAGVIPGLLAGLMLMMTIYIMARVKNLPKGDWKGWGEVRRSGIEAGWGLFLIVIILGGIYGGIFTPTEAAAVAAVYAFFIASFVYRDMGPLHVEGEGANISFLSKPWSALTVFFHRDTRDTLFEAGKLTVTLMFIIANALILKHVLTDEQIPQQISAAMLSAGFGPIVFLIIVNVILLIGGQFMEPSGLLVIVAPLVFPIAIELGIDPIHLGIIMVVNMEIGMITPPVGLNLFVTSGVANMPMMNVVRAALPFLAVLFVFLIMVTYIPALSTWLPELMMGPEIITK, from the coding sequence ATGGAAGTTGTCATTCTTTTCACCATGGTTGTGGGCCTGATGCTGGTCGGCGTACCGATTGCGGTTTCGCTGGGCCTGTCCTCTATCATCTTTTTGCTGGCGCTGTCGGACACCTCTATGGCGTCGATTGCCCAGACGTTTTTTCAGGCGATGGCAGGGCACTACACGCTGCTGGCAATCCCGTTCTTCATTCTGGCATCGTCGTTTATGTCCACCGGCGGCGTGGCACGGCGGATCATCCGGTTTTCCATTGCGCTGGTCGGGCATCTGCCGGGCGGGCTGGCCATTGCCGGTGTCTTTGCCTGTATGCTTTTCGCTGCGCTCAGCGGCTCATCGCCTGCGACAGTGGTTGCGATCGGTTCGATTGTCATCGTGGGCATGCGTGAGGTCGGATATACCAAGGATTTTGCCGCCGGTGTGATCGCCGTTGCGGGCACCCTGGGCATTTTGATCCCGCCGTCGATTGTGATGGTGGTCTATGCCTCCGCCACTGACGTCTCTGTAGGCCGGATGTTTCTGGCCGGAGTCATTCCCGGGTTGCTTGCCGGGCTGATGTTGATGATGACAATCTATATCATGGCACGGGTGAAAAACCTGCCCAAGGGCGACTGGAAGGGCTGGGGTGAAGTACGCCGCTCTGGCATCGAGGCGGGCTGGGGTCTGTTCCTGATCGTGATCATTCTGGGCGGCATCTATGGCGGTATCTTTACGCCAACCGAAGCCGCAGCGGTGGCGGCGGTCTATGCGTTTTTCATCGCCTCCTTCGTCTATCGCGACATGGGGCCGCTGCATGTGGAAGGTGAGGGGGCGAATATTTCCTTCCTCAGCAAACCATGGTCCGCACTGACCGTATTTTTCCACCGCGACACCCGCGATACCCTTTTTGAGGCGGGCAAGTTGACAGTGACCTTGATGTTCATCATCGCCAATGCGCTGATCCTGAAACATGTTCTGACGGATGAGCAGATCCCGCAACAGATCTCGGCGGCGATGCTGAGTGCGGGGTTCGGACCGATTGTGTTTTTGATCATCGTCAATGTGATCCTGCTGATCGGCGGACAGTTTATGGAACCCTCTGGCCTGTTGGTGATCGTGGCACCGCTGGTGTTTCCGATTGCCATTGAGCTGGGCATTGATCCCATTCATCTGGGCATCATCATGGTGGTGAACATGGAAATCGGGATGATCACGCCGCCAGTTGGCTTGAACCTGTTTGTGACCTCTGGCGTGGCCAATATGCCGATGATGAATGTGGTACGCGCGGCCCTGCCGTTTCTGGCGGTCCTCTTCGTCTTCCTGATTATGGTGACTTACATTCCTGCGCTCAGCACCTGGTTGCCAGAGCTGATGATGGGGCCGGAGATCATCACCAAGTGA
- a CDS encoding TfoX/Sxy family protein, translating into MSLGAADIAFTTELFSDIPKLSTRKMFGGLGIYSDGVIFALMKSDSQLLLKAQERAFTEKLAAAGSTQWTYTRKNGAESSMPYWSLPDAALDEPELAVSLAREALAQLQ; encoded by the coding sequence ATGAGCCTTGGGGCGGCAGATATCGCATTTACCACCGAACTATTTTCCGATATCCCCAAGCTCAGCACCCGCAAGATGTTTGGTGGGTTGGGGATCTATTCAGACGGGGTGATCTTTGCCCTAATGAAATCAGACAGCCAGCTTCTGCTCAAGGCACAAGAGCGCGCGTTCACCGAAAAACTGGCGGCGGCAGGCAGCACGCAATGGACCTACACCCGCAAGAACGGTGCAGAGTCTTCCATGCCTTACTGGAGCCTGCCGGACGCCGCCCTTGATGAGCCGGAACTGGCGGTCAGCCTCGCGCGCGAGGCGCTGGCCCAGTTGCAATAG
- the tpiA gene encoding triose-phosphate isomerase produces MRRKIAAGNWKMNGTSAALAELEQLGTSLPQNAPTVIICPPAPLLFRACEAAKGIAIGAQDCHMQSSGAYTGDISAGMIADSGATYVIVGHSERRDAHEETNAMVRDKAEAAWAAGLTPILCIGEALEDREADNTLNIIGGQLAGSLPSDVSAENTVIAYEPIWAIGTGKVPTLEQIIEVHDFIRSRLIARFGEDIGNAIPLLYGGSVKPDNAATIFKAENVDGALVGGASLKASDFAPIIAALAAC; encoded by the coding sequence ATGCGCCGCAAAATCGCCGCCGGAAACTGGAAGATGAACGGTACAAGTGCTGCCTTGGCAGAATTGGAACAGCTTGGCACCTCCCTGCCGCAAAACGCCCCCACAGTGATCATCTGCCCGCCTGCCCCGCTTTTGTTTCGCGCCTGTGAAGCCGCAAAGGGCATCGCCATAGGGGCGCAGGATTGCCATATGCAATCCTCCGGTGCCTACACCGGTGATATCTCTGCCGGGATGATTGCCGACAGCGGCGCGACCTATGTGATTGTTGGCCATTCCGAACGCCGCGATGCCCATGAGGAAACCAACGCCATGGTGCGCGACAAGGCAGAGGCGGCTTGGGCCGCTGGCCTGACTCCGATCCTCTGTATCGGCGAGGCGCTGGAGGACCGCGAGGCGGATAACACCCTGAACATCATCGGCGGCCAGCTTGCCGGTTCCCTGCCCAGCGATGTCAGTGCCGAAAACACCGTGATCGCCTATGAACCGATCTGGGCCATTGGCACTGGAAAGGTTCCGACCCTTGAACAGATCATTGAGGTCCACGATTTCATCCGCAGCCGCCTGATCGCCCGCTTTGGCGAGGACATTGGCAATGCGATCCCGCTGCTCTATGGGGGCTCGGTGAAACCCGACAATGCAGCCACCATATTCAAGGCCGAGAATGTCGACGGTGCCCTTGTCGGGGGGGCTTCGCTCAAGGCCAGCGATTTCGCCCCGATTATCGCTGCCCTCGCCGCCTGCTGA
- a CDS encoding NfeD family protein yields the protein MADYLTLWWVWICIALALGVVELLAPGFIFLGFAIGAVIVAGIVAIVSLSNIPALLALFAILSLIAWIALKAVFRKQSSGARIVTRDINEN from the coding sequence ATGGCCGATTATCTGACACTCTGGTGGGTCTGGATCTGTATTGCGCTTGCGCTTGGGGTGGTCGAACTGCTCGCCCCCGGATTCATCTTTCTGGGCTTTGCCATTGGTGCGGTGATTGTCGCAGGCATCGTGGCGATCGTCAGCCTCAGCAACATTCCCGCGCTTCTGGCACTGTTTGCAATCCTGTCGCTGATCGCATGGATCGCGCTGAAGGCGGTGTTTCGCAAGCAATCCAGCGGGGCACGGATCGTCACCCGCGATATCAACGAAAACTGA
- the rimK gene encoding 30S ribosomal protein S6--L-glutamate ligase — MDNLAFGWEEWVALPDLGLPAIKVKVDTGARTSALHAHDIETFGSAAKPKVRFNVHPIAGRDDIVITCSAPLVDRREVTSSNGESEQRYVIETKLEVGGQSWPIEVTLTNRAGLTSRMLLGRQALNDHITISATERRLQPDLSYDVYHSAAVRKTAPKRALRIAVLSREDNYSTRRLVQTGEERGHTVEVIDTTRCYMAINAMAPEVHYDGKRLPRYDAVIPRIGASITPYGTAVIRQFETIGTYCVNGSAGITASRDKLHAHQVLASKKIGMPTTAFAASPKDTSNLMGLVGTAPLIVKLLESTQGKGVVLAETKKAAESVIDAFRGLKANFLVQDFVKESAGEDIRCLVIAGKVVAAMKRTGADGDFRSNLHRGGSAKVVRISKEERDTALRAARAFGLGKAGVDLLRSESGPKVLEVNSSPGFEGIEKATGKDIVGKLYDEIEARVKPQPVRKRKAS, encoded by the coding sequence ATGGATAATCTGGCGTTTGGTTGGGAAGAATGGGTGGCTTTGCCGGATCTCGGGCTGCCCGCGATCAAGGTAAAGGTTGATACCGGTGCGCGCACCTCGGCGCTGCATGCCCATGACATTGAAACCTTTGGTTCAGCGGCCAAACCCAAGGTCCGCTTCAATGTACATCCCATTGCCGGGCGTGATGACATTGTGATCACCTGCTCCGCCCCGCTGGTGGACCGGCGCGAGGTGACCTCCTCCAACGGGGAATCCGAACAGCGCTATGTGATTGAAACCAAACTGGAAGTCGGCGGGCAAAGCTGGCCCATCGAGGTGACCTTGACCAACCGTGCGGGACTGACCAGCCGGATGCTGCTGGGCCGTCAGGCACTGAACGATCACATCACCATTTCTGCCACCGAACGGCGGTTGCAGCCCGACCTCAGCTATGACGTCTATCACTCTGCTGCTGTGCGCAAAACCGCGCCCAAAAGAGCGCTGCGCATTGCGGTGCTCAGCCGTGAGGACAATTATTCCACCCGCCGTCTGGTCCAAACCGGCGAAGAACGCGGTCACACAGTCGAGGTCATCGACACAACCCGCTGTTATATGGCGATCAATGCCATGGCGCCGGAAGTGCATTATGACGGCAAGCGCCTGCCTCGCTATGATGCGGTGATCCCGCGCATCGGGGCATCCATCACCCCTTACGGAACCGCCGTGATCCGCCAGTTCGAAACCATCGGCACCTATTGCGTAAACGGCTCTGCCGGCATCACCGCCAGCCGCGACAAGCTACATGCGCATCAGGTATTAGCGAGCAAAAAGATCGGCATGCCGACCACTGCTTTTGCCGCCTCTCCCAAGGATACGTCAAATCTTATGGGGCTGGTCGGCACTGCACCGCTGATTGTGAAACTGCTGGAATCGACGCAAGGCAAAGGTGTCGTGCTGGCCGAGACCAAAAAGGCTGCTGAATCCGTAATCGACGCCTTTCGCGGACTCAAGGCGAACTTCCTTGTGCAGGATTTCGTCAAGGAATCCGCAGGTGAGGACATCCGCTGTCTGGTGATCGCGGGCAAGGTCGTGGCCGCGATGAAACGCACAGGTGCCGATGGTGATTTCCGTTCTAACCTGCATCGCGGCGGCTCCGCCAAAGTTGTGCGCATCTCGAAAGAGGAACGCGATACCGCCCTGCGTGCCGCCCGCGCCTTTGGACTGGGCAAAGCGGGCGTTGACCTGCTGCGCTCGGAGTCCGGCCCGAAAGTGCTGGAGGTAAACTCCTCCCCCGGGTTTGAAGGCATTGAAAAGGCCACCGGCAAGGATATCGTCGGCAAGCTTTATGACGAGATCGAAGCACGGGTCAAACCGCAGCCGGTGCGCAAACGCAAGGCCAGCTAG
- a CDS encoding SPFH domain-containing protein, translating to MDIEQLIISILENNLAWLLLAALVVILIVKSVKIVPQSEQHVVERFGRLRAVLGPGINMIVPFIDRIAHKISILERQLPTASQDAITRDNVLTQVDTSVFYRITEPEKTVYRIRDVDSAISTTVAGIVRAEIGKMDLDEVQANRNSLIDTIKATVEQAVDDWGIEVTRAEILDVNLDAATRAAMMQQLNAERARRAQVTEAEGSKRAVELAADAELYASEQTAKARRVLAEAEAYATQVVAVAINENGIEAAQYQIALKQVEAVGAMSSGEGNQTVIVPAEALAAFGDAFKLLKGRG from the coding sequence GTGGACATCGAACAATTGATCATCAGCATTCTGGAAAATAACCTTGCCTGGCTTCTGCTGGCCGCACTTGTGGTGATCCTGATTGTCAAATCGGTCAAGATTGTTCCGCAATCAGAACAGCATGTTGTCGAACGTTTTGGCCGTCTGCGTGCCGTGCTGGGACCGGGCATCAATATGATCGTGCCGTTTATCGACCGGATCGCCCATAAGATCTCTATCCTTGAACGCCAGCTGCCCACCGCATCCCAGGATGCCATCACCCGCGACAACGTGCTGACACAGGTGGATACATCGGTGTTTTACCGCATCACCGAACCGGAAAAGACCGTATACCGCATCCGCGATGTGGATTCTGCCATCTCCACCACCGTGGCCGGGATCGTGCGTGCCGAGATTGGTAAGATGGATCTGGACGAGGTGCAGGCCAACCGCAATTCCCTGATCGATACGATCAAGGCCACCGTTGAACAGGCCGTCGACGACTGGGGCATCGAAGTGACCCGCGCAGAAATACTGGACGTGAACCTTGATGCCGCCACCCGGGCCGCGATGATGCAGCAATTGAACGCCGAACGTGCGCGTCGTGCGCAGGTGACAGAGGCGGAAGGCTCCAAACGCGCGGTCGAACTGGCGGCGGATGCGGAACTTTATGCCTCAGAACAAACCGCCAAGGCCCGTCGCGTGCTGGCCGAGGCCGAAGCCTATGCCACACAGGTGGTCGCGGTTGCTATTAACGAAAACGGCATTGAGGCGGCGCAATACCAGATCGCCCTCAAACAGGTCGAAGCCGTCGGCGCGATGAGCAGCGGTGAGGGCAACCAGACCGTGATTGTTCCAGCTGAGGCACTGGCCGCCTTTGGGGATGCCTTCAAACTGCTGAAAGGACGTGGATAA